A genomic stretch from Anomalospiza imberbis isolate Cuckoo-Finch-1a 21T00152 chromosome 9, ASM3175350v1, whole genome shotgun sequence includes:
- the TOR3A gene encoding torsin-3A: protein MPGARSMPGARSVPAARIAAMGQARLPAPRGLGCSVLVLLLLLGGSGSPGTTPPPRAPWAEEQGAVPERGPWGRVRYEAVKKHLGAVGALSKQYWQYLACRVWQEGCEEEEKRQEEREASPMPGWGFPLVGQDYLEILSTWYCSFGKCCETGDCRIINNITGLEADFSGQLHGQHLAKEVVVRAVQGFLQSPRPRKALVLSFHGWSGTGKNFVARMMASHLYRDGLRSDCVRVFVSLLHFPHHNYVDSYKAQLQRQIGETLQRCRQALLIFDEAEKLHSSLLDAIKPFMAQHSSKGQADQQRAIFLFLSNLGGNTINEVALDFWRAGRAREEISLELLEQRLRLELQEAAENSYAHSQLLRENLIDFVVPFLPLEYHHVKLCARDAFLARGLPYTEATLDQVAQMMVFVPKEEKLFSAQGCKSVPQRINYFLP from the exons ATGCCCGGGGCCCGCTCCATGCCCGGGGCCCGCTCCGTGCCCGCGGCCCGCATCGCTGCCATGGGCCAGGCCAGGCTCCCGGCCCCCCGCGGGCTCGGCTGCTccgtgctggtgctgctgctgctcctgggcgGCTCGGGCAGCCCCGGGACAACGCCACCGCCCCGGGCGCcctgggcagaggagcagggagccGTCCCGGAGCGGGGACCCTGGGGCAGGGTGAGGTACGAAGCCGTGAAGAAGCAtctgggagctgtgggtgcTCTCTCCAAGCAGTATTGGCAGTACCTGGCGTGCAGGGTGTGGCAGGAGGGCtgcgaggaggaggagaagcgGCAAGAAGAGCGAGAGGCCAGTCCCATGCCAG GCTGGGGCTTTCCTCTGGTGGGCCAGGATTACCTGGAGATCCTCTCCACCTGGTACTGCAGTTTCGGCAAGTGCTGTGAGACAGGAGACTGCAGGATAATCAACAACATCACGG ggctggaggcagacTTCAGTGGGCAGCTCCACGGGCAGCACCTGGCCAAGGAGGTGGTGGTGCGGGCGGTGCAGGggttcctgcagagcccacgGCCCCGCAAGGCTCTGGTCCTGTCCTTCCATGGCTGGTCTGGCACAGGGAAGAACTTTGTGGCTCGGATGATGGCCAGTCACCTGTACCGGGACGGGCTGAGGAGTGACTGTGTCAGGGTGTTCGTGTCCCTCCTCCACTTCCCACATCACAACTACGTGGACTCCTACAAG GCCCAGCTGCAGAGGCAGATCGGCGAGACCCTGCAGCGCTGCAGGCAGGCCCTGCTCATCTTCGACGAGGCCGAGAAGCTGCACTCCAGCCTCCTGGATGCCATCAAGCCCTTCATGGCTCAACACAGCAGCAAGGGCCAGGCGGATCAGCAGAGAgccatcttcctcttcctcag CAATCTTGGTGGCAACACCATCAATGAGGTGGCCCTGGACTTCTGGCGAGCCGGCCGGGCACGGGAGGAGATCTCcttggagctcctggagcagcggctgcggctggagctgcaggaggctgcag AGAACAGTTATGCCCACAGCCAGCTCCTCAGAGAGAACCTGATTGATTTCGTGGTGCCGTTCCTGCCTCTGGAGTATCACCACGTGAAGCTCTGCGCACGGGACGCCTTCCTGGCCCGTGGGCTTCCCTACACCGAGGCAACGCTCGACCAGGTGGCCCAGATGATGGTGTTTGTCCCCAAAGAGGAGAAGCTTTTCTCTGCACAGGGCTGCAAATCCGTGCCCCAGCGCATTAATTATTTCCTTCCTTGA